Proteins from a genomic interval of Symmachiella macrocystis:
- a CDS encoding amidohydrolase family protein: protein MPIILRCLLIAPCMFIATSGFCSAAESKPIAYRGARILTAAGKVFDPGTLLVEGGKIVAVGPMNDVAIPDGAEVHDAAGKVIIPGLVDTHSHLGVYSRPAVSANSDGNEMTGPVQSVVRALDSLNPFDPGIRMANAGGVTTANIMPGSGNVIGGQTIYVKLRGHTPEQMWIASPDVLGGLKMANGENPKRSYGSKGKAPGTRMKIAALQRAEFLKAMDYRREWDGYRKKLAAGEEVSPPDVDLGLEALVEVLQKKRTVHFHSHRADDLLTTMRLKEEFDFDLVIQHGTESYKIIDEIARHGVPVSMTILDSPGGKAEVVQFLEECGAELAAAGVKVLVNTDDPVTESRFMLRTAAIAVRGGLPEDIALKAVTLHGAEVMHLDDRLGSLEAGKDADFVVLSGPPFSIYARVLETYIDGKRVFDLADESERLFQTGGFAVRDKAQIPPAKPLVAPLQVVGAPTPPASAAQPDLQSTEFVILAGRLHTVSGESIDDGAVHVRDGKIVFAGPRAELKLAVDIPVVAAAEVSPGLIDAHSVVPLEGEYNIRADQDSNEESDPNQADVRVLDGFNPSEPLLQFLLQQGITTVHACPGRANVIAGLSGVFHTHGRTPESMTIRFPQAMLFNLGEWPKETYDGRKPRTRMGTASLIREALTGAANFSRKKKPDQDADDVPNRDLKQEALTSVLEKKVPALFCAQRGDDILTALRLTKEFKLEAMIALAADGYLVANQINAAHVPVIVHPTMQRVGGMETYRSFLGNAAALADHKIPIAIGSGVETYVPKTRVIRHEAAMAMVYGLGRARALAAVTLDAAKILKIDDQYGSLEPGKVADIVLYDGDPFEHKTQVTHVIVEGRLVYRRADQPRIPLAQRQYYFSPDIPCCLD from the coding sequence ATGCCAATTATTTTGCGCTGTCTGCTGATTGCCCCCTGTATGTTCATCGCGACAAGCGGTTTTTGCTCTGCGGCGGAATCGAAACCAATCGCCTATCGCGGCGCGCGGATTCTAACGGCCGCCGGCAAAGTGTTCGATCCAGGTACGCTGCTTGTTGAAGGTGGGAAGATCGTTGCTGTCGGTCCGATGAACGATGTTGCCATTCCCGACGGCGCCGAGGTGCATGATGCTGCGGGAAAGGTGATCATCCCAGGCCTAGTCGATACGCATTCCCATCTGGGCGTCTATTCCCGGCCGGCCGTCTCGGCGAATAGCGACGGCAACGAAATGACCGGTCCGGTGCAAAGTGTGGTCCGCGCGCTCGATTCGCTCAATCCGTTTGATCCGGGCATCCGCATGGCCAATGCCGGGGGAGTCACGACGGCCAACATCATGCCGGGCAGCGGCAATGTGATTGGCGGACAGACCATCTATGTCAAACTGCGGGGGCATACGCCGGAACAAATGTGGATTGCCTCGCCCGACGTATTGGGGGGGTTAAAAATGGCCAACGGCGAAAACCCCAAGCGGAGTTATGGCAGCAAGGGAAAAGCGCCCGGCACGCGCATGAAAATCGCCGCCCTGCAGCGGGCTGAGTTTCTCAAAGCGATGGATTACCGCCGTGAATGGGATGGGTACCGCAAGAAACTCGCCGCTGGTGAAGAGGTCTCGCCGCCGGATGTCGACCTTGGCCTAGAAGCACTCGTCGAAGTCCTGCAAAAGAAACGGACCGTACACTTTCATTCGCACCGTGCCGACGACTTGTTGACAACTATGCGCTTGAAAGAAGAATTCGACTTTGACCTCGTGATTCAACACGGCACCGAGTCGTATAAAATTATCGACGAGATCGCCCGACATGGCGTGCCGGTATCGATGACCATCCTCGACAGCCCCGGCGGCAAAGCTGAAGTCGTGCAGTTTCTCGAAGAGTGCGGCGCGGAGTTGGCGGCTGCGGGCGTCAAAGTTTTGGTCAATACGGACGACCCGGTGACCGAAAGCCGTTTTATGCTACGGACGGCGGCAATTGCCGTGCGCGGCGGATTACCCGAGGACATCGCCCTGAAGGCAGTCACTCTGCACGGAGCCGAGGTGATGCATCTCGATGATCGCCTCGGTTCTCTCGAAGCGGGTAAGGATGCCGATTTTGTGGTCTTGAGCGGACCGCCGTTTAGCATTTATGCACGGGTGCTCGAAACCTACATCGATGGCAAACGCGTGTTTGATCTGGCGGATGAATCGGAACGGCTGTTTCAAACCGGCGGATTTGCGGTGCGCGACAAGGCGCAAATCCCACCCGCAAAACCGCTCGTCGCGCCGCTGCAAGTCGTGGGGGCACCCACTCCCCCCGCCAGCGCAGCGCAGCCTGATTTGCAGAGCACAGAATTCGTGATCCTGGCAGGCCGTTTGCATACCGTTTCCGGTGAGAGCATCGACGATGGTGCCGTGCATGTGCGCGACGGGAAAATTGTATTCGCCGGACCACGTGCGGAATTGAAGCTTGCCGTCGACATTCCGGTCGTCGCCGCAGCAGAGGTTTCGCCCGGACTGATCGACGCGCACAGTGTGGTGCCGCTGGAAGGGGAGTACAACATCCGCGCGGATCAGGACTCGAATGAGGAGAGCGACCCCAATCAGGCTGACGTCCGCGTGTTGGATGGTTTCAACCCGTCCGAACCGTTGTTGCAATTTTTGCTGCAACAAGGCATCACCACGGTGCATGCCTGTCCGGGGCGGGCGAATGTGATTGCGGGTCTGTCGGGGGTATTCCATACACATGGACGGACGCCGGAGAGCATGACGATTCGATTCCCACAGGCGATGTTGTTCAACTTGGGAGAATGGCCCAAAGAAACCTACGACGGTCGCAAACCGCGCACGCGGATGGGAACGGCTTCGTTGATTCGTGAGGCGTTGACCGGTGCGGCGAATTTCTCACGCAAAAAGAAACCGGACCAAGATGCCGACGACGTTCCCAATCGCGATTTGAAACAGGAAGCACTCACCAGTGTCCTGGAGAAGAAAGTTCCCGCTCTGTTCTGCGCGCAACGGGGCGACGATATTTTAACCGCGCTGCGTTTGACCAAGGAATTCAAACTCGAGGCGATGATTGCATTGGCCGCTGACGGCTATTTAGTCGCGAACCAAATCAACGCCGCCCATGTGCCGGTCATCGTGCACCCGACAATGCAGCGTGTGGGGGGTATGGAAACCTATCGTTCGTTCTTGGGGAATGCGGCGGCACTGGCCGATCATAAAATTCCGATTGCAATCGGCAGCGGCGTGGAGACTTACGTTCCCAAGACGCGGGTGATACGGCACGAAGCGGCCATGGCCATGGTGTACGGTCTGGGTCGCGCGCGGGCGTTGGCGGCAGTCACGCTGGATGCGGCAAAGATTCTCAAAATCGACGACCAATACGGCAGCCTGGAACCGGGCAAGGTGGCCGACATTGTGCTGTACGACGGTGACCCGTTTGAACACAAGACGCAGGTGACACACGTCATCGTCGAGGGCCGTTTGGTCTATCGCCGCGCCGACCAGCCGCGTATTCCGCTCGCCCAAAGACAGTACTATTTCAGCCCCGATATTCCCTGCTGCCTGGACTGA
- a CDS encoding MarR family winged helix-turn-helix transcriptional regulator — protein sequence MLTYDFEQSLGYWVCSTSHAIRKSLDAKLVQDGITFRQWEVLAMISMHGEQTQRQLGDRMGIEAPTLAGILDRMERDGILERVPCSEDRRCKRILATDKAELLWERGVQCARETREQAAVGLTEEELALFKELCGKIRHNLNGDKEALVATGSCSETSSS from the coding sequence ATGTTGACCTATGATTTTGAGCAGAGTTTGGGATATTGGGTTTGTTCGACATCTCATGCGATTCGCAAATCGCTCGATGCCAAGCTCGTGCAGGACGGAATTACATTTCGTCAATGGGAAGTCCTGGCCATGATTTCCATGCATGGGGAACAAACACAACGACAGTTGGGCGACCGGATGGGGATCGAAGCACCGACCTTGGCCGGAATCTTGGATCGCATGGAACGCGACGGTATCCTGGAACGGGTGCCTTGTTCCGAGGATCGTCGCTGCAAACGGATTCTCGCAACAGACAAGGCGGAACTGCTTTGGGAACGGGGCGTGCAATGTGCTCGTGAAACCCGTGAGCAAGCAGCTGTGGGGCTAACTGAAGAAGAGCTTGCACTCTTCAAGGAATTGTGCGGTAAAATCCGCCACAATCTCAACGGTGACAAAGAGGCCTTGGTCGCGACCGGCAGTTGTAGCGAGACTTCAAGTTCTTGA